Proteins encoded together in one Marinobacter sp. Arc7-DN-1 window:
- the hisC gene encoding histidinol-phosphate transaminase: MAIDYQSLAVRGVQALSPYQPGKPIEELARELGLNPAEIIKLASNENPLGPSEKALSAARQALSELCLYPDGNGFNLKQALSRRLGVGLDRITLGNGSNDVLEVITRCFADADSEVIFSQYAFAIYPLVTRAIGAKGVSVPAREWGHDLEAMAAAVTDRTRLVFVANPNNPTGTVHKADAIEAFLKKIPAEVLVVLDEAYCEYLTGNDYPDGVELLSRFPNLLVCRTFSKAWGLAGLRVGYSVSSAAIADTLNRVRQPFNVDTVALSAATAVLDDEDYLQRSREVNSAGLRQLEQAFDRMGLSYIPSAGNFIAVEVGEQAMGVYQALLAHGVIVRPIAGYGMPRHLRVSVGLPEENERFIDALAQALTSSGLSD, encoded by the coding sequence ATGGCCATTGATTACCAGAGTCTGGCGGTCCGGGGCGTGCAGGCGTTGTCGCCCTACCAGCCAGGAAAACCGATTGAGGAACTGGCGCGGGAGCTGGGGCTGAATCCCGCTGAAATTATCAAGCTTGCCAGCAATGAAAATCCGCTTGGGCCTAGCGAAAAGGCGCTTTCTGCCGCCCGCCAGGCATTGTCTGAACTGTGCCTGTATCCGGACGGCAACGGCTTCAATCTCAAGCAGGCGCTGTCAAGGCGCCTGGGTGTCGGGCTGGACCGGATCACCCTCGGCAATGGCTCCAATGACGTTCTGGAAGTCATCACCCGCTGTTTTGCCGATGCCGATTCGGAAGTCATTTTCTCCCAGTATGCGTTCGCCATTTATCCTCTGGTGACCCGGGCCATTGGCGCAAAGGGCGTGTCCGTGCCTGCCCGGGAATGGGGGCATGATCTGGAGGCGATGGCGGCGGCGGTCACCGACCGTACCAGGCTGGTTTTTGTCGCCAACCCGAACAATCCCACGGGTACGGTGCACAAGGCCGATGCCATTGAGGCCTTCCTGAAGAAGATTCCGGCCGAGGTCCTCGTGGTGCTGGATGAGGCCTACTGCGAATACCTCACCGGTAACGACTATCCTGACGGTGTGGAACTGCTTTCCCGGTTCCCGAACCTGCTCGTGTGCCGGACCTTCTCCAAAGCCTGGGGGCTTGCCGGTTTGCGGGTGGGCTACAGCGTCAGCTCCGCAGCCATTGCCGACACCCTCAACCGCGTGCGTCAGCCCTTTAACGTCGACACGGTTGCGCTCTCTGCGGCCACGGCGGTGCTGGATGATGAAGACTACCTTCAGCGCTCCCGGGAGGTGAACAGTGCCGGCCTGCGCCAGCTTGAGCAGGCATTCGATCGCATGGGGCTCAGTTACATTCCCTCTGCCGGCAACTTTATTGCGGTGGAAGTGGGTGAGCAGGCCATGGGGGTATATCAGGCTCTTCTGGCCCACGGTGTGATTGTCCGCCCGATTGCAGGTTATGGCATGCCGCGCCATCTCCGTGTCTCGGTTGGGCTTCCGGAAGAGAACGAGCGGTTTATCGACGCGCTGGCGCAGGCACTGACATCCTCGGGGCTGAGCGACTGA
- a CDS encoding bifunctional prephenate dehydrogenase/3-phosphoshikimate 1-carboxyvinyltransferase, translating to MALSEPLFKRVAVIGLGLIGGSLASAIRRNGLAGRVVGADQRGEELQLGKELGVIDEAAPTVADAVKGADLVVLAVPVRATRAVLEEVRSCLEPGAVLTDVGSTKSSFVADVEAVFGGLSPLVIPGHPIAGSEKSGIRAASPELFANHKVILTPPDNVSEPHLARLKGLWEGCGATVLTMSVAYHDEVLAATSHLPHLIAFSLVDTLAGEDENMDIFRYAAGGFRDFTRIAASDPVMWHDIFLSNREAVLRVIDHFTHDLEQLRTAIANQDSATLLRVFSRAKAAREHFSKMLSGQAYVTKNSEKQVRFRLQPGGAISGDIRVPGDKSMSHRSIMMGALANGVTEVKGFLEGEDSLATLQAFRDMGVTIEGPEDGFVRIHGVGMHGLQAPRGPLYLGNSGTAMRLFAGLLAAQPFDSELTGDASLSGRPMGRVADPLRAMGAVIDTAEGGRPPLKIRGGQKLSGIHYEMPVASAQVKSCLLLAGLYAEGSTSVTEPAPTRDHTERMLAGFGYHVHRDGATASVSGGGKLTATNIDVPADISSSAFFLVAASIAPGSDLILRHVGMNPTRVGVINILRRMGASIEVLDEREIGGEPVADLRVRSAELQGIDIPEDQVPLAIDEFPVLFIAATCATGRTVLRGAEELRVKESDRIQVMADGLAALGVETTVTPDGIIIDGGQTIGGGTVNSQGDHRIAMSFAVASLRAKGDITVTDCANVATSFPGFVELAKSTGINISAEGAE from the coding sequence ATGGCGCTTTCCGAACCTCTTTTTAAGCGGGTTGCAGTGATTGGTCTGGGGCTGATTGGCGGCTCCCTGGCCAGTGCTATCCGGCGTAATGGCCTGGCTGGCAGGGTGGTTGGTGCAGACCAGCGCGGCGAGGAGCTGCAACTCGGCAAAGAGCTTGGTGTTATAGATGAGGCCGCGCCTACCGTGGCTGATGCCGTCAAGGGTGCCGATCTGGTGGTGCTTGCGGTGCCGGTAAGGGCAACCCGCGCGGTTCTGGAAGAAGTTCGCTCCTGCCTGGAGCCCGGAGCAGTGCTAACGGATGTGGGTAGTACCAAGTCCAGCTTTGTCGCCGATGTTGAGGCCGTGTTTGGTGGCCTTTCGCCGCTGGTGATTCCCGGCCACCCGATCGCGGGCTCTGAAAAGAGCGGCATCCGGGCGGCCAGTCCGGAGCTGTTCGCCAACCACAAGGTGATTCTTACGCCTCCGGACAATGTCAGTGAGCCGCATCTGGCACGTCTGAAAGGACTCTGGGAAGGCTGTGGCGCGACAGTGCTGACCATGTCTGTGGCCTATCACGACGAAGTGCTGGCGGCCACCAGCCATTTGCCCCATCTGATTGCCTTTTCTCTGGTCGACACCCTGGCGGGTGAAGACGAGAACATGGACATTTTCCGTTATGCGGCCGGTGGATTCAGGGACTTTACCCGGATTGCTGCCAGTGATCCGGTGATGTGGCACGATATCTTTCTCTCGAATCGCGAGGCGGTTCTTCGGGTAATCGACCATTTTACTCACGACCTGGAACAGCTGCGCACGGCCATTGCTAACCAGGACAGTGCGACCCTGTTAAGGGTTTTCAGTCGCGCCAAAGCGGCGCGTGAACATTTTTCAAAGATGCTCTCAGGACAGGCTTACGTGACAAAAAACAGTGAAAAGCAGGTAAGGTTCCGTCTTCAGCCCGGTGGCGCTATTTCCGGTGATATCCGGGTACCCGGTGACAAATCCATGTCGCACCGTTCCATCATGATGGGTGCGCTTGCCAACGGCGTCACCGAGGTTAAGGGATTCCTGGAGGGTGAGGACAGCCTGGCGACGCTTCAGGCGTTCCGGGATATGGGTGTCACGATCGAAGGCCCGGAAGATGGCTTCGTCCGGATTCACGGTGTTGGCATGCATGGGCTGCAGGCGCCCCGTGGCCCGTTGTATCTTGGTAATTCCGGAACCGCGATGCGCCTGTTTGCAGGCCTGCTGGCAGCCCAGCCGTTTGACTCTGAGCTGACCGGCGACGCCAGTCTCTCCGGCCGCCCCATGGGCCGGGTTGCAGACCCGTTGCGAGCCATGGGGGCAGTGATTGACACGGCCGAAGGTGGTCGCCCGCCGCTGAAGATACGCGGTGGCCAGAAGCTGTCCGGTATCCATTATGAAATGCCGGTAGCCAGCGCCCAGGTGAAGTCCTGCCTCTTGCTGGCCGGGCTCTACGCTGAAGGCAGCACATCGGTTACCGAGCCGGCACCCACGCGGGATCATACCGAGCGCATGCTGGCGGGCTTCGGCTACCACGTACACCGTGACGGCGCGACGGCCAGTGTCAGTGGTGGTGGCAAGCTGACGGCCACAAACATTGACGTACCTGCCGACATTTCTTCCTCGGCCTTTTTTCTGGTGGCTGCGAGCATTGCGCCCGGTTCCGACCTGATCCTTCGCCATGTAGGTATGAACCCGACCCGGGTGGGGGTGATCAACATTCTACGCCGGATGGGCGCCAGTATTGAGGTTCTGGATGAGCGCGAAATCGGTGGTGAGCCTGTAGCCGATCTGCGCGTGCGTTCGGCGGAACTTCAGGGTATTGATATTCCCGAAGACCAGGTGCCACTGGCGATTGACGAATTCCCGGTGCTGTTCATCGCGGCAACCTGCGCCACCGGCCGAACGGTTCTGCGAGGCGCCGAGGAGCTGCGGGTCAAGGAAAGTGACCGGATCCAGGTGATGGCAGACGGCCTTGCCGCCCTGGGTGTGGAAACCACCGTTACGCCGGACGGCATCATCATTGATGGTGGCCAGACCATTGGCGGCGGCACCGTCAACAGCCAGGGCGACCACCGTATTGCCATGTCTTTCGCAGTGGCATCGCTGCGGGCCAAAGGCGATATTACCGTGACCGACTGCGCCAATGTGGCAACGTCTTTCCCGGGATTTGTGGAGCTCGCAAAGAGTACGGGAATCAATATTTCAGCCGAGGGGGCTGAATAA
- the cmk gene encoding (d)CMP kinase — MADNRAPVITVDGPGGSGKGTVTQMLARKLGWHLLDSGALYRLTALAAVRQGVALDDEEGLVKVAAGLDVAFEPTPEGEPVRVILAGQDVTADIRTESAGDNASKVAVMQPVRDALLQRQRDFRQAPGLVADGRDMGTVVFPDAPVKIFLTASAEERARRRYSQLKDAGVDVNIDALLEEIRVRDERDMNRSAAPLKPADDAQVIDSTGLGIGEVLDRCMAAAGQA, encoded by the coding sequence ATGGCGGATAACAGAGCGCCGGTGATCACGGTGGATGGCCCCGGAGGATCCGGCAAGGGCACCGTTACCCAAATGCTGGCCAGGAAGCTGGGTTGGCATTTGCTGGATAGCGGGGCCTTGTACCGGCTGACGGCTCTGGCCGCCGTCCGGCAGGGTGTCGCCCTGGACGACGAGGAAGGGCTGGTCAAAGTGGCTGCCGGGCTGGATGTGGCGTTCGAACCCACGCCCGAGGGTGAGCCGGTCCGGGTTATTCTGGCAGGGCAGGACGTGACCGCAGATATACGTACGGAGTCCGCCGGGGATAACGCGTCGAAAGTGGCCGTGATGCAGCCGGTCCGGGACGCGCTGTTGCAGCGCCAGCGGGACTTCCGGCAGGCTCCGGGCCTGGTGGCCGATGGCCGGGATATGGGAACCGTGGTGTTCCCGGATGCGCCGGTCAAGATTTTCCTGACGGCAAGCGCCGAGGAGAGAGCCAGAAGGCGTTACAGCCAGTTGAAGGACGCGGGTGTCGATGTTAATATTGACGCCCTTTTAGAGGAGATACGGGTTCGTGATGAACGGGATATGAACCGTTCCGCAGCCCCTCTCAAGCCCGCAGATGATGCGCAAGTCATTGATTCTACGGGGTTGGGTATAGGAGAGGTGCTAGACAGGTGTATGGCCGCGGCAGGCCAGGCCTGA